The following are encoded in a window of Emcibacter sp. SYSU 3D8 genomic DNA:
- a CDS encoding periplasmic heavy metal sensor, with protein MTRSEKWLLGGLGLSLALNGLLAALIFFHPGPHHDRHRGPDVRVGRLEKHLAPESRDVLREAVAQNRDALRLEFDAMRTARDGIARALEQEPFDRAALEAAFAEAGRHRDAIQATVQQSFIEAAGRLPVEERVKLAKGGERYMRRLLDPRRDGDKARGRRGDERRGDGPPPPAEPTP; from the coding sequence ATGACCCGATCGGAGAAATGGCTGCTGGGCGGGCTGGGCCTGTCGCTCGCCCTCAACGGATTGCTTGCCGCGCTGATCTTCTTCCATCCCGGCCCGCATCACGATCGGCATCGCGGGCCCGACGTGCGCGTCGGTCGGCTGGAAAAGCACCTGGCGCCCGAATCCCGGGACGTGCTGCGCGAGGCCGTCGCCCAGAATCGTGACGCGCTGAGGCTGGAGTTCGACGCCATGCGCACCGCCCGCGACGGCATCGCCCGGGCCCTGGAGCAGGAGCCGTTCGACCGCGCCGCGCTGGAGGCCGCCTTTGCCGAGGCGGGCAGGCATCGTGACGCGATCCAGGCCACCGTCCAGCAAAGCTTCATCGAGGCCGCCGGCCGTCTTCCCGTCGAGGAACGGGTGAAGCTGGCGAAGGGCGGCGAACGCTATATGCGCCGGCTGCTGGACCCGCGCCGCGACGGCGACAAGGCCAGGGGACGCCGCGGCGACGAGCGGCGCGGCGACGGACCGCCTCCGCCGGCCGAGCCCACGCCGTAA
- a CDS encoding sulfite exporter TauE/SafE family protein, whose product MQIYLPIAELSINWLLILGLGAGVGFMSGMFGVGGGFLMTPLLIFAGIPPAVAVGTQANQILASSVSGVMAHWRRGGVDFKMGTVLMVGGVLGSGAGMVLFDYLRSVGHVELLISLSYVVFLGTVGGLMLNESIRAILRARKGVVPSRRRHDDLAHRLPWKMRFRKSRLYISVIPPVAIGFVTGVLSAIMGVGGGFVMVPAMIYLLGMATNVVIGTSLFQIIFVTATVTMLHATTTYTVDVILALLLIAGGVVGAQFGARAGLNVKGEHLRLMLAGVVVAVCLGLAWGLVVTPREMYFVSTLVDDE is encoded by the coding sequence ATGCAGATCTATCTGCCCATTGCCGAACTGTCGATCAACTGGCTGTTGATCCTGGGTCTTGGCGCGGGTGTGGGATTCATGTCGGGCATGTTCGGCGTCGGCGGCGGCTTCCTGATGACGCCCCTGCTGATTTTCGCCGGCATCCCCCCGGCGGTCGCCGTCGGCACCCAGGCCAATCAGATCCTCGCCTCGTCGGTCTCCGGCGTCATGGCCCACTGGCGGCGTGGCGGCGTCGACTTCAAGATGGGCACCGTGCTGATGGTCGGCGGCGTGCTCGGATCGGGCGCGGGCATGGTGCTGTTCGACTATCTGCGCTCGGTCGGCCATGTGGAGTTGCTGATCTCGCTCAGCTACGTGGTGTTCCTGGGCACGGTGGGAGGCCTGATGCTGAACGAGAGCATTCGCGCCATCCTGCGCGCCCGCAAGGGCGTCGTGCCTTCCCGGCGCCGCCACGACGACCTGGCGCACCGGCTGCCGTGGAAGATGCGGTTCCGCAAGTCACGACTCTATATCAGCGTCATTCCCCCCGTCGCCATCGGCTTCGTCACCGGCGTCCTGTCGGCGATCATGGGCGTGGGCGGCGGTTTCGTCATGGTTCCGGCGATGATCTACCTGCTGGGCATGGCCACCAACGTGGTCATCGGCACCTCGCTGTTCCAGATCATCTTCGTCACCGCCACGGTCACCATGCTGCACGCCACGACCACCTATACGGTCGACGTGATCCTGGCGCTGCTGCTGATCGCCGGCGGCGTCGTCGGCGCCCAGTTCGGCGCCCGCGCCGGCCTGAATGTCAAGGGCGAGCACCTGCGGTTGATGCTCGCCGGCGTGGTCGTCGCCGTCTGCCTGGGCCTGGCCTGGGGGCTGGTGGTGACACCGCGGGAAATGTACTTCGTCTCGACCCTGGTGGATGACGAATGA
- a CDS encoding TIGR02186 family protein, which yields MTRLHILLLLLLPMALSGGPAHAATLSSDLSSREIAIRSNFNGTSLLLFGSKNTGPKEGPVDIIAVVHGPEQPMTIYRKQRIAGIWMNSRPVRFHNVPGFYAVASNRRLADIAGANYLRRENIGPSNLVLLSVEEVSTDELQGLREAIIENRTSAGLYEIQEDAVTFPSGDLFRADIYFPARVPVGDYRVIVRMFRGGKEIGRTISILTVGKQGLEQWTYNVAHNHPFAYGLAAIVLAVAAGWTAAAAFRRR from the coding sequence ATGACGCGGTTGCACATCCTGCTGCTCCTGCTGCTTCCCATGGCGCTGTCCGGCGGCCCGGCACACGCAGCCACCTTGTCGAGCGACCTGTCGAGCCGCGAGATCGCCATCCGGTCCAATTTCAACGGCACCAGCCTGCTGCTGTTCGGGTCGAAGAACACCGGCCCCAAGGAAGGGCCCGTCGACATCATCGCCGTGGTGCACGGCCCCGAGCAGCCCATGACGATCTACCGCAAGCAGCGGATTGCCGGCATCTGGATGAACAGCCGGCCCGTGCGTTTTCACAACGTGCCCGGCTTCTACGCGGTGGCCAGCAACCGCCGCCTTGCCGACATCGCGGGCGCCAATTATCTGCGCCGCGAGAATATCGGCCCCAGCAATCTGGTGCTGTTGTCGGTCGAGGAGGTGAGCACCGACGAGCTGCAGGGGTTGCGCGAGGCCATCATCGAAAACCGCACCAGCGCCGGCCTGTACGAGATTCAGGAAGATGCCGTCACCTTCCCGTCGGGCGACCTGTTTCGCGCCGACATCTATTTCCCGGCCCGCGTGCCGGTAGGCGATTACCGGGTGATCGTCCGCATGTTCCGCGGCGGCAAGGAGATCGGCCGGACCATTTCGATTCTCACTGTCGGCAAGCAGGGTCTGGAGCAGTGGACCTACAATGTCGCCCATAACCATCCGTTCGCCTACGGGTTGGCCGCCATCGTGCTCGCGGTGGCCGCCGGATGGACCGCCGCGGCGGCTTTCCGGCGCCGCTGA
- the rpoH gene encoding RNA polymerase sigma factor RpoH, with protein sequence MSRATFVADENLGRFLKEMRRFTVLDAVNERELAVAWQQRRCPHAAEQLVGSHLRLVVKVAKSFRGYGLPLGELVAEGNVGLMQAIDRFEPERGFRLSTYALWWIRATIQEYVLRTWSMVKLGTTSAQKKLFFNLRRLKTNLRAIEEDTLTPVQVAFIAHQLQVSEEDVISMNQRLFGRDQSLNVTISDEDDTEWQDWLEDGEVTQEDALIENDQMAKRRALMTRCLTHLDQREQHILINRRLRDDPPTLDALSQEHGISRERVRQIEVRAFEKLKRIMRAPDMPTAWAA encoded by the coding sequence ATGTCGAGAGCAACTTTTGTCGCGGATGAGAATCTTGGTCGCTTCCTCAAGGAAATGCGGCGATTCACGGTTCTGGACGCAGTTAATGAACGGGAACTGGCGGTAGCGTGGCAGCAGCGGCGCTGCCCCCATGCCGCCGAGCAGCTGGTGGGCAGCCATCTTCGCCTCGTGGTGAAGGTGGCCAAGAGCTTCAGGGGCTACGGACTGCCGCTGGGTGAACTTGTCGCCGAGGGCAATGTCGGCCTGATGCAGGCCATCGACCGTTTCGAGCCCGAGCGCGGCTTCCGGCTGTCCACCTACGCGTTGTGGTGGATCCGGGCGACGATCCAGGAATACGTCCTGCGGACGTGGTCCATGGTAAAGCTCGGCACCACGTCGGCGCAGAAGAAGTTGTTCTTCAATCTGCGCCGGCTGAAAACCAACCTGCGCGCCATCGAGGAGGACACCTTGACGCCGGTGCAGGTCGCGTTCATCGCCCACCAGCTACAGGTGAGCGAGGAGGACGTGATCTCCATGAACCAGCGGCTGTTCGGCCGCGACCAGTCGCTGAACGTGACGATCTCGGACGAGGACGACACCGAATGGCAGGACTGGCTTGAGGACGGCGAGGTCACGCAGGAAGACGCACTGATCGAGAACGACCAGATGGCCAAGCGCCGGGCGCTGATGACCCGCTGCCTGACCCATCTGGACCAGCGCGAACAGCATATCCTGATCAATCGCCGGCTGCGCGACGATCCGCCGACCCTCGACGCCCTGTCGCAGGAACACGGCATCTCGCGCGAGCGGGTGCGGCAGATCGAGGTGCGCGCCTTCGAGAAACTGAAGCGCATCATGCGCGCCCCGGACATGCCGACGGCCTGGGCCGCCTGA
- a CDS encoding aminotransferase class I/II-fold pyridoxal phosphate-dependent enzyme, which yields MPPKISKRSDIPAFRVMDVMTAAAALEAQGRRIIHMEVGEPGTPTPAAVTDAAERTMRAGRGGYTVALGIPSLRERIARHYGDAYGADVDPKRVIVTTGSSAAFTLAFTACFDIGDRMAIGRPCYPPYERIMRTLGIEAVELRTTLADNFQPTPAHLAFVDRLDGLLVASPSNPTGTMIDAAGMAALGAACQERGVRLISDEIYHRMVFDGDEVTALSFNPEAVVINSFSKYYCMTGWRIGWMVVPEALVRPVERLAQNLFISPPTVAQHAALAAFECTEELDLRVAAYKTNRDLLLAELAPLGLSFANPQGAFYLYADVSRFTSDSAAFCRAMLDGAGVATVPGTDFDEIDGDRFIRMCFAGTAEDMAEAARRLKAWLPGQAA from the coding sequence ATGCCGCCGAAAATCTCAAAGCGCAGCGACATTCCCGCGTTCCGCGTCATGGACGTGATGACGGCGGCCGCCGCGCTGGAGGCGCAGGGCCGGCGGATCATCCACATGGAGGTGGGCGAGCCGGGCACGCCGACGCCCGCGGCGGTGACGGACGCCGCCGAGCGCACCATGCGCGCCGGACGCGGCGGCTACACCGTGGCGCTGGGCATCCCCTCCTTGAGGGAACGCATCGCCCGGCATTACGGCGACGCCTATGGCGCCGACGTGGATCCAAAGCGGGTGATCGTCACCACCGGCTCGTCGGCGGCGTTCACCCTGGCCTTCACCGCCTGCTTCGACATCGGCGACCGCATGGCGATCGGCCGGCCGTGCTATCCGCCCTATGAGCGGATCATGCGCACCCTGGGCATCGAGGCGGTCGAGTTGCGCACCACGCTGGCCGACAATTTCCAGCCCACGCCGGCGCATCTGGCGTTCGTCGACCGGCTCGACGGCCTACTGGTCGCCAGCCCGTCCAATCCCACGGGCACCATGATCGACGCCGCCGGCATGGCCGCGCTGGGCGCGGCATGCCAGGAGCGCGGCGTCCGGCTGATCTCGGACGAGATCTACCACCGCATGGTGTTCGACGGCGACGAGGTCACCGCCCTGTCGTTCAACCCGGAGGCGGTCGTGATCAACAGCTTCTCGAAATATTACTGCATGACCGGCTGGCGCATTGGCTGGATGGTGGTGCCCGAGGCGCTGGTCCGGCCGGTCGAGCGGCTGGCGCAGAACCTTTTCATCTCGCCGCCGACGGTGGCCCAGCATGCGGCGCTGGCGGCGTTCGAGTGCACCGAGGAGTTGGACCTGCGCGTCGCCGCCTACAAGACCAACCGCGATCTGCTGCTGGCCGAACTGGCGCCGCTGGGGCTCAGCTTCGCCAACCCGCAGGGCGCGTTCTACCTCTATGCCGACGTGTCGCGCTTCACCAGCGACAGCGCCGCGTTCTGCCGCGCCATGCTGGACGGCGCCGGCGTGGCGACCGTGCCGGGCACGGATTTCGACGAGATCGACGGCGACCGGTTCATCCGGATGTGCTTCGCGGGCACGGCCGAGGACATGGCCGAGGCGGCGCGGCGGCTGAAGGCGTGGCTGCCTGGGCAGGCCGCCTAA
- a CDS encoding AAA family ATPase, producing MPTKKPTATDAPVHLPLPASALCGQCDASTLGFETTAEITEANGVIGQQRAIEAIEFALGMDKPGYNLFAVGPRGTGKYRLVRGLVEQAAANRTGELDWAYVYNFDDERRPCALSLPAGRGEVLAEAMKKLVHDSRAALTSAFSGEDYRNAVQAIQDDVERRQNAALEELRAQAAAKNITLLNTPMGMGFAPLADGKVMEPENFNQLPEEDRKRIEEDIRDLQEGLRVAMQKMPAVLREVRERIETLNEETAEFATGGLVRAVQQSFSDLEAVATYLERVHADLKDSVDLFLKAQKPPEDDRGPSRGPEADSFFRRYLVNLIVEHKDGAPAPVVYEDEPTYERLIGRIEQRVEMGTLVTDFSMIRAGALHRANGGYLLLDARKVLMQPMAWEALKRALRAGEVRIEPVFGAMGLPVTTMLEPEAIPLQVKIVLLGEGNIYYPLHAYDPDFPGLFKVMADFDERVVRDDATVQKMARLIAARARSESLRPFHRNAVARLIDDMSREEEDSERLSANVEHLTDLMREADYLAGKTGHDVVTAGDVNDAVDAGRRRVSRINERMQAEIMRQTMLIDTAGAVVGQINGLSVYTIGAAAFGKPSRITARVWLGRGDVLDIERTVALGGPLHSKGVLILSGYLGAQYSQDMPLSLSASLVFEQSYGGVDGDSASSAELYALLSALAEAPIFQHFAVTGSVNQRGQVQAIGGVNEKIEGYFDLCDRRGLSGKQGVLIPTANVKHLMLDRRVVEAVEARKFHIHAVSSIDQGIEILTGVAAGKADENGLFPPGSINARVAARLHGFAEARQRFGQPPRWESGT from the coding sequence ATGCCGACGAAGAAGCCAACCGCAACCGACGCACCGGTCCACCTGCCGCTGCCCGCCAGCGCCCTGTGCGGGCAATGCGACGCGTCGACGCTGGGATTCGAGACCACCGCCGAGATCACCGAGGCCAACGGCGTCATCGGCCAGCAGCGCGCGATCGAGGCCATCGAGTTCGCGCTGGGCATGGACAAGCCCGGCTACAACCTGTTCGCCGTGGGTCCGCGCGGCACCGGCAAGTACCGGCTGGTGCGCGGGCTGGTGGAGCAGGCCGCGGCGAACCGCACCGGCGAGCTCGACTGGGCCTATGTGTACAATTTCGACGACGAGCGGCGGCCCTGCGCCCTTTCCCTGCCCGCCGGGCGCGGCGAGGTCCTGGCCGAGGCGATGAAGAAGCTGGTGCACGATTCCCGCGCGGCGCTGACCAGCGCCTTTTCGGGCGAGGACTACCGCAACGCCGTCCAGGCCATCCAGGACGATGTGGAACGGCGCCAGAACGCCGCCCTGGAGGAGCTGCGCGCCCAGGCCGCGGCAAAGAACATCACCCTGCTGAACACGCCCATGGGCATGGGATTCGCGCCGCTGGCCGATGGCAAGGTGATGGAGCCGGAGAATTTCAACCAGCTTCCCGAGGAAGACCGCAAGCGCATCGAGGAGGATATCCGCGACCTGCAGGAAGGCCTGCGCGTCGCCATGCAGAAGATGCCGGCGGTGCTGCGCGAGGTGCGCGAGCGCATCGAGACGCTGAACGAGGAGACCGCCGAATTCGCGACCGGCGGCCTGGTGCGCGCCGTGCAACAGAGCTTTTCGGATCTGGAGGCGGTGGCGACCTATCTCGAGCGGGTCCATGCCGACCTGAAGGACAGCGTCGACCTGTTCCTGAAGGCCCAAAAACCGCCGGAAGACGACAGGGGACCGTCGAGGGGGCCGGAAGCCGATTCGTTCTTCCGCCGTTACCTCGTCAACCTGATCGTCGAGCACAAGGACGGCGCACCGGCGCCCGTGGTCTATGAGGACGAGCCCACCTACGAGCGGCTGATCGGCCGCATCGAGCAGCGGGTGGAGATGGGCACGCTGGTGACCGACTTCAGCATGATCCGCGCCGGCGCGCTGCACCGGGCCAATGGCGGCTATCTGCTGCTCGATGCGAGAAAAGTGCTGATGCAGCCCATGGCCTGGGAGGCGCTGAAGCGCGCCTTGCGGGCGGGCGAGGTGCGCATCGAGCCGGTGTTCGGCGCCATGGGCCTGCCGGTCACCACCATGCTGGAGCCCGAGGCGATCCCGCTCCAGGTCAAGATCGTGCTGCTGGGCGAGGGCAACATCTATTACCCGCTGCATGCCTACGATCCGGACTTTCCCGGCCTGTTCAAGGTGATGGCCGACTTCGACGAGCGGGTGGTCCGCGACGACGCGACGGTGCAGAAAATGGCCCGGCTGATCGCCGCCCGCGCGCGCAGCGAAAGTCTCAGGCCGTTCCACCGCAACGCCGTGGCCCGGCTGATCGACGACATGTCCCGCGAGGAGGAGGATTCCGAGCGCCTGTCGGCCAATGTGGAGCACCTTACCGACCTGATGCGCGAGGCCGATTATCTGGCCGGCAAGACCGGCCACGACGTGGTGACGGCCGGCGACGTGAACGACGCCGTCGACGCCGGGCGCCGCCGGGTCAGCCGGATCAACGAGCGCATGCAGGCCGAGATCATGCGCCAGACCATGCTGATCGACACGGCGGGCGCCGTCGTCGGGCAGATCAACGGCCTGTCGGTCTATACCATCGGCGCCGCGGCGTTCGGCAAGCCGAGCCGCATCACCGCGCGGGTCTGGCTGGGCCGCGGCGACGTGCTCGACATCGAGCGCACCGTGGCGCTGGGCGGGCCGCTGCATTCCAAGGGCGTGCTGATCCTGTCGGGTTATCTGGGCGCGCAATATTCCCAGGACATGCCGCTGTCGCTGTCGGCCAGCCTGGTGTTCGAGCAATCCTATGGCGGAGTCGACGGAGACAGCGCCTCGTCTGCCGAGCTCTACGCGCTGCTGTCGGCGCTGGCCGAGGCGCCGATCTTCCAGCATTTCGCGGTAACCGGCTCGGTCAACCAGCGCGGCCAGGTGCAGGCGATCGGCGGCGTCAACGAGAAGATCGAGGGCTATTTCGACCTGTGCGACAGGCGCGGGCTGAGCGGCAAGCAGGGCGTGCTGATCCCCACCGCCAACGTCAAGCACCTGATGCTGGACCGCCGTGTGGTCGAGGCGGTCGAGGCCAGGAAGTTCCACATCCACGCGGTCTCGAGCATTGACCAGGGCATCGAGATCCTGACCGGCGTGGCGGCCGGCAAGGCCGACGAAAATGGCCTGTTTCCGCCCGGCAGCATCAACGCCCGCGTCGCCGCGCGGCTGCACGGCTTCGCCGAGGCGCGCCAGCGATTCGGCCAGCCGCCCCGGTGGGAATCCGGCACGTGA
- a CDS encoding antibiotic biosynthesis monooxygenase produces MAIISVTRLRVRSWRFLPDFLLHSVRITRQTRAAPGNMGAEVFRDAGMTFWTKSAWRDEASMRAFVTSGAHKAIMPHLHRWCSEASVLHWEQETARLPFWQDAGRRMQRDGRLIDVKRPSDAHAAGRIPPMKN; encoded by the coding sequence ATGGCCATTATCTCCGTCACCCGATTGCGCGTAAGGTCCTGGCGGTTCCTGCCGGACTTTCTGCTGCATTCGGTGCGGATCACGCGGCAGACCCGGGCCGCGCCCGGCAATATGGGCGCCGAGGTGTTCCGGGATGCGGGCATGACGTTCTGGACCAAGTCGGCCTGGCGTGACGAGGCATCCATGCGGGCCTTTGTGACGTCGGGCGCCCACAAGGCGATCATGCCCCATTTGCACCGCTGGTGCAGCGAGGCATCGGTGCTCCATTGGGAACAGGAGACGGCCCGCCTGCCGTTCTGGCAGGATGCCGGGCGCCGCATGCAGCGCGATGGCCGCCTGATCGACGTCAAGCGCCCCAGCGATGCGCATGCGGCCGGGCGGATTCCGCCGATGAAGAATTAG
- a CDS encoding glutathione S-transferase N-terminal domain-containing protein, translated as MIHLHYWPTPNGKKVTILLEEAGIEHVIVPCNIGAGDQFKPEFLAINPNHRMPTMVDDAPADGGAPISVFESGAILLYLAEKAGQFWPQDLRTRYDVVQWVFWQMANQGPKLGELGTFIRAGDKHGDQSFAVRRFTDEANRLYGVLNNRLYDRRYLAGDTYTIADMAAYPWTVNWKFHRQDLGEFKYFKRWFDELSERPAVQRGMAVGADFAANLADLPPEEIERRTKMLYNQRARPAPESGGYGF; from the coding sequence ATGATCCATCTTCATTACTGGCCGACGCCGAACGGCAAGAAGGTCACGATCTTGCTCGAGGAAGCCGGGATCGAGCATGTGATCGTGCCGTGCAACATCGGCGCTGGCGACCAGTTCAAGCCGGAATTCCTGGCGATCAATCCCAATCACCGGATGCCGACCATGGTCGACGACGCGCCCGCCGACGGCGGCGCACCGATCAGCGTGTTCGAATCCGGCGCGATCCTGCTCTATCTGGCCGAGAAGGCCGGTCAGTTCTGGCCGCAGGACCTGCGCACCAGATACGACGTGGTGCAGTGGGTGTTCTGGCAGATGGCGAACCAGGGACCGAAGCTGGGTGAATTGGGGACCTTCATCCGCGCCGGCGACAAGCATGGCGACCAGTCATTCGCCGTGCGCCGGTTCACCGACGAAGCCAACCGGCTGTACGGCGTGCTGAACAACCGGCTGTACGACCGCCGCTACCTGGCCGGCGACACCTATACCATCGCCGACATGGCCGCCTATCCATGGACGGTGAACTGGAAATTCCACCGCCAGGACCTGGGCGAATTCAAATATTTCAAACGCTGGTTCGACGAGCTCAGCGAACGTCCCGCCGTCCAGCGCGGCATGGCCGTCGGCGCCGACTTCGCGGCCAACCTGGCCGACCTGCCGCCCGAGGAAATCGAGCGCCGCACGAAGATGCTCTACAACCAGCGCGCCCGGCCGGCGCCGGAATCCGGCGGCTACGGATTCTAG
- a CDS encoding GIY-YIG nuclease family protein: MWYVYFLKLSNDDVYVGSTNDLKRRFSSHNAGKVLSTKAYLPVVLKSYVAVETEQHARELETYFKSGSGKAVALKRLIRSPKSTDYFYPDFVAELQDGRQLVIEYKGVRTQDSEEKDNIGRKAEETSGGKLLFLMAFRRDEAGRSVTDQILHKIGQGG; encoded by the coding sequence ATGTGGTACGTCTATTTTCTTAAGTTGAGCAATGACGATGTCTATGTCGGCTCGACGAATGATCTGAAGCGACGATTCTCTTCGCACAACGCGGGTAAGGTGCTTTCGACCAAAGCATATCTCCCCGTTGTTCTGAAATCCTATGTCGCCGTCGAGACGGAACAACACGCGCGCGAACTCGAGACGTATTTCAAGTCTGGATCGGGAAAGGCTGTCGCGCTCAAACGCCTGATCCGAAGCCCCAAATCGACCGACTATTTTTACCCCGACTTCGTTGCCGAACTGCAGGACGGGCGGCAGCTGGTAATCGAATACAAGGGGGTGCGAACCCAAGATTCAGAGGAAAAGGACAACATCGGGCGCAAGGCGGAAGAGACGAGCGGCGGCAAATTGCTGTTTCTCATGGCCTTCAGGCGTGACGAGGCTGGCCGCAGCGTAACCGATCAGATTCTGCATAAGATCGGTCAGGGTGGATAG
- a CDS encoding mechanosensitive ion channel domain-containing protein yields the protein MDMHVIVRSATTLLTVYGLKLIGAVVILIVGWTLSSWANRAMLRLSGRASRLDPTLSLFLASVSRWAILGFTIIAVLSQFGVETTSLIAVLGAASIAVGLAMQGTLSHFASGVMLLIFRPFRIGDDIEVASSIGTVRAISLFATELAMADNVQLYLPNGMVWGAAIKNFSAHKTRRVDLSVNVGYGNRLDAVLAMIRDTIAADPRPLPQPEPQVVAGALGDMAVQIIIRVWVRSADYLVFRYDLVERLKQRFDDEGVQIALAEHRLHNPPAV from the coding sequence ATGGACATGCACGTAATAGTACGATCGGCGACCACGCTGCTGACGGTCTACGGCCTGAAGCTGATCGGCGCGGTGGTGATCCTGATCGTCGGCTGGACGCTGTCGTCCTGGGCGAACCGGGCCATGCTGCGGCTGTCGGGCCGCGCCAGCCGGCTGGACCCGACCCTGTCGCTGTTCCTGGCCAGCGTCTCGCGCTGGGCGATCCTGGGTTTCACCATCATCGCGGTGCTGTCCCAGTTCGGCGTCGAGACCACCAGCCTGATCGCGGTGCTGGGCGCCGCGTCGATCGCCGTGGGGCTGGCGATGCAGGGGACACTCAGTCACTTCGCCTCGGGCGTCATGCTGCTGATCTTCCGGCCATTCCGGATCGGCGACGACATCGAGGTTGCCTCGAGCATCGGCACCGTGCGCGCCATCAGCCTGTTCGCGACCGAACTGGCCATGGCGGACAATGTGCAGCTGTACCTGCCCAACGGCATGGTATGGGGCGCGGCGATCAAGAACTTCAGCGCCCACAAGACCAGGCGCGTCGACCTCAGCGTCAATGTGGGCTACGGTAACCGGCTGGACGCGGTCCTCGCCATGATCCGCGACACCATCGCCGCCGATCCGCGGCCATTGCCCCAGCCCGAGCCGCAGGTGGTGGCCGGTGCGCTGGGCGATATGGCCGTGCAGATCATCATCCGGGTCTGGGTGAGGAGCGCCGATTATCTGGTTTTCCGCTACGATCTGGTCGAACGACTCAAGCAGCGATTCGACGACGAAGGCGTCCAGATCGCGCTGGCCGAACACCGGCTGCACAATCCGCCAGCGGTGTGA